In Hyperolius riggenbachi isolate aHypRig1 chromosome 1, aHypRig1.pri, whole genome shotgun sequence, the genomic window CGCTCTGAAGGATTGCTGCATTGAAGATAACACTAGGAGTGAGATAGTCATATATTGCTACTGGTATGAACAGTAAGCACAtgcagcacagtgtgtgtgtgtgtgtgtgtgtgtgtgtgtgtgtgtgtgtgtgtgtatgcatatatatattatatatatatatatatatatatatatacatatatatgtgtgtgtgtaactgtgtatatatatatgtgtgtgtaactgtgtatatatatgtgtgtgtgtgtgtgtgtgtgtgtgtgtatgcatatatatattatatatatatatatatatatatatatatatatatatatatatatatatatatatatatatatatatacatatatatgtgtgtgtgtaactgtgtatatatatatgtgtgtgtaactgtgtatatatgtgtgtgtgtgtgtgtgtgtgtgtggtaatgtggtgtgtgtgtgtgtgtgtgtgtgtgtgtgtgtgtgtgtgtgtgtgtgtgtgtgtgtgtgtgtttatgcacATATTCAGTAGCTTTTTTACAGTATACTTCAAGTTAAGTTGCATGTAATATAACAAGTGAGCACATTTACAAGACTCATGTCCAATAGCAAAATTCCCTCCCATGCGTATCCTAACATGATTatatataaaggtgtgtgtgtgtgtttattagaAGATTATAGGTTTTTTTAAGATGTGTATATTATAGTACACATGCATGAGATCCTTATTGTAAATTATTCCCAGGGCAAGAGAGGGTTAATTGAAGGCCGGTGACATCAGCTGGAGGTCCGGCCGGGCTGTAGCTGCGGAGAGGATGAGAAGCCTGCAGTTTGGGTGAAGCTGTATTGCCTGCTGGAGCTCAGATAGGGCtgttggaggaggaaggagaTGTGTGTCACCCCCATAACCTGTCTGTCACTAATAGAGAcgaggtgctggaggaagggaatTGATACCCACACCCATCTCACACCCACAAGATGCCCAGAGAGCCCCCTGTAGGCATTCTACTCTTCACTGCTAGCAGGTGGTTATCCCATAGATTTTTTTTACCTCTTACGTGCTTATTTTAAGTACCTGGCTGTAATTTTAACTAGTAGACCTATAGAAACATCACTGGCTGCATGGTAGTGGATTATTTTTTCACTATCTAACTACTGTTTTTAAGTTATTTTTGCCTCATATAAGTCTATCATTGTTAATGCAGGGTgttattatttattaatttttaattccTATTTTATGATAGTTGCTATTTTTTATAGGATTTTTTACGTTACTATTAATTATTATGATTATGCTGTTGTTATTGTTGTTCACTGTTCTTTGGTTTATTTTCATCCAAATTTAATTGAATGTTTTATTACAGTTTGCATTCttagtacattattattattatcatcagcaAAAGTAGTCAAAGCtgcaaaaataatgatgataataatactaGTAATCCTTccattgattttttttgtatgtttttatgaacttgttgttgttgttattattattaaaaaaagacaaacacttatatagcgcttttctcctggtggactcaaagcgccagagctgccgccactagggcgcgctctataggcagtagcagtgttagggagacttgcctaaggtctcctgctgaataggtgctggcttactgaacagacagagccgagattcgaaccctggtctcctgtgtcagaggcagagcccttaaccattacactatccagccactagctaTTAGCAGCAGTAGTTGGGTTGGCAGAAGCTGTAATTGTAAAttctaataaaaaataaattacacaCATTTTTACTATTGTTATTAATATTCATAATGTGAAAACCTTCACATACAGTAAGTGCTCACCCCTTTGGAATCAGACACCTCTTCAGGCGTTTACAGCCTTAAAAAAATTTTCAGTATTGTGATGACATATACACAAATTAAGAAAAAATAATCAAGGATGTGTTGCTTACATATATTTTTATAGTCAAATATTTGATACAACTCCCTTGGCTTCGATTGCAGGTTCAAGGGTGCAAGTCTTCAAGGGCAAGTCTCTACCAGCCTTATATATATGGATCCTGCTCATTTTGGCCCATTCCTCTATTCCATAAGCTTAAGTCTCCTGcacaaaaattataaataaaaaaaaaatctatccatctatctatacacacacttttattttttttacaatgtgcCTTACTCctcagcacactgtattagtattAAAATTAGTAAAATTCGAATCATAAAAAGGTGTGCATGTGTGTCCAATTATTGGAACCACCTTAAACAAATAATGTATGTATTGATCCTGAAacaagttatttttatttttaatctgcCTAATGTATTACATGTTATATAACTTTCCATCCTACAAAATGTGTATAATATAATTATTAAACAAAGTTTCCTTTTAGTCTCCTTTCCACACTTTGTACAAAAATAGCATTAATTTAATGTGTACTTACATATTGCTTTAAAAGTACTTGTAATATAAAAAGTAATCAGGAATATCCTTTCCAAGTGCAAAACTCCCTTGTATCAGCATACAAACATAATGATTTATAAGTTTGtgggttttaaaaaaaagtattatttttaTCTACAAAATGTATTGACATGATATATGaatcccccacccccaccccattcCTCCAACATAATGTTTGTAATATAAATATCATTTTTAAGCAAATGTTTCTTTCCTTTCCCTTCCAAAATTTGAACAAAAATGTAAAGTGCAAAAGTTCCATGTAATACATTAAGTAAACATATCCAAGTGCAAAACTCCCTTGCACTGGTATCCaagaatatttaaaaatgttttgtgtGTGACTGAATGGTAATATATATGCATATTATACCGCATAGGCATTACATATGCATGAGATTCTTCATGGAAATTCCCTGGGTAAGAGAGGGTTAATTGAAGGTTGGTGACGTCAGCTGGAGGTCCAGCTGGGCTGTagatgcagagagcaggggacgGCTTCAGATAAGGTGAAGCTGGATTGTCGGCTGGAGCTCAGAAAAGGctgcaggaggacagaggtgTGTGTCTGTTACTAACAGAGGCAAGGACAGTGGATGAGGGGGAGCTGCTACCCACAGGCATCTCACCCACAAGATGCCCAGAGAGCTCCCCTGTAGGAGTTCTCTTTACTTCTAGCAGGTGGTTATCCCATAGCTTTCTTTACCTCTTATGTGTTAACTTTGTGTACCGGAGTATAATTGCAGACATCAGAATAATGGCTTTAATTCTCACTTTCcccataaagtttttttttattattagtattagtGCTGCTAATTGCGGGTTATAACTATTTGTTCATTTTCACTTATATTTATGTTATGTGCTATCTTTAGATACATTACTAATACGGTTCATTATTATTACAGTTGTTGTAGTTATTATTGCTGCTGGTGTACATTTTGTTTTGGTTTATTTTCAGATaaatgtaattttattatttCTATTTGTATTTTCTGTGCATTATTTTTTGCAGTAACAGTAGTAATATTAGCAACAAGAATAATAAAATTGTTAATCCCATCTAATTTTAATTAATATATTATTACGATTGAATGGacttgctattattattattgttgttatatttattattattagcagTGTATGATGGCAgaaatattgttattattaataataataatgctacttTTTTGAGAATCGACAGGTACAATAATACTAAAAAAAATTATCATACACTAATATTTAGGTATACTAACATTCAGGTTAATCAACAAGGTCAGAATGACACACATAGGTGTCTGTATTGATACAAAGTAGTCGCTCAATTTGTGTTACCCTTGGACTATGGCAGCTTTCTActgtaaaatattatttttcctaATCTCTACAACTGACTGCAGATCCAACTGTGGCTTTCGGTTTGGTAGCTAAATTCAAATTGAAACTTTGAATTCAAGTTTATTTcaacataaattaaaaaaaaacaaaaaaacactataactaaaacagaaaatatatacatatttaggTATTAATTTGGGGGAAACTCACATTAAAATATGCAGAATTAATTTAAACGCTTAAATACCATGGTAAAGCTACCAAAGTTGATTCAGACAAATGACCAATGCTATATAGCTCTGTCAAattagacatatatatatatatatatatatatatatatatatatatatatatatatatattatttttttaaagaaatatgtATCCCCCaactacacagtgtgtgtgtaatatattaGTAATGTACAGTAACTATTAAGCAAAAAGCTCCTTTGAGATTTCTTTCTAAAACCTGAATACAAATTCAATAGTATTCGTTACTGTACACATGCTATAAATTTACAGGTGTCATAATCAAGTTCACAACTCCACCCACCACTGTCCAaacttgatatatatatatatatatatatatatatatatacatatatatatatatatatatatatatatatatatatatatatatattgcatggGACTCCTAGTAGAAATTCCCTGGGTAAAAGAGGGTTAATTgaaggctggtgacagtggcttgAGGTCCAGCTGGGCTGTAGATGTGAAAAGGATAAGGTAGGCTGCAGATAAGGTGAAACTGGGTTGTTGACTGGAGGTGGAAGGAGTTGGGCCACTCCAAAGCTTGTCTGTCACCATTAGCAACAAGGTGCTGGATGAAGGGAACTGCTACCCACAACCATCTCGCTCACAAGGTGCCATGTGAGCTCTATTGTAGGCATTGTACTCATTAGTGCTAGCAGGTTGTTAtcccatgaggggggggggggggggtccttctcACTTTTGTTTATGAAGTtcttaattatatatatatatatgtataatatatcgGATCAGTTCATTTTGGGGCGCGGCTCTGAATATCATTAAtatctgtttgtttatttttattttatgttagcTGTtcattttatatactttttttttgcatcttactattgatgattattatttttatggtTGCTATAGTTGTTATTTcttgttattattaatatttattattattgttattgtttgatttacttttagccagatatattttttatacaattttactGTATGTAATTTATATACGCTATTAATAGCCttaatagtagtaataataacaaAAACATCAATAATGATGGCAGTGATAACAATGATAATTATTATAAAATGGTTaattccatttatttttattactATATTTCTGTTGAATTATTATTAGCAGCTGCAGTGATGATAGCAGGAATATTGTTGTTGtcagtgttattattattatctttaatGAAAGAAAAGCTACTTTTGAGGCTGTTCAGTTTCACCAATAATCAGGTACCCTAGCTGACATTTACACTATTATTCAGGTATCCTAATATTAAGTTATACTATTATTCAGGTGACCCAGCAAGGGCAGAAACACACATTGGTGTCTTTTAATGCAAAATAGCCTCTTTCTCATTTTTGTAACCCTTTTACTACAAATGGCAACTCTCCTCTAAAAGCAATAATTTTTCCTGATCTCTCCAACATTTGAGGTTTTTGGTTTGGTAGCTCAACTCAACTTGTTACTTTATTCCAAATTCAGGTTCATTTAAACATAAATGGAAAGGGAAGCTTCCACTCAAACCAAATCTGTTAGAATATTTATGCCAATATGGCAAAACTTACAAAACAACACGCAAAATGAAATACATATTTCTGCACCAATCTGCGAAATGATGAGCTGTTATGTTATAAACTGCATCAGTAAAATACAACCATTGAGAACATATAGGAAGAGTCAGCAGAGacaactgtatacagtatatatatgtatatatatatatatatgtgtgtatatatatatatatatatatatatatatatatatatatatatatatatattataaatttatgtatatgtatatgtatgtagatatatagatatatattctcAAGTTTTCCTATGTTTCTCTACACTCCATTTTTATTTGGACTAAGATGATTTACtctgaaatatttttttatcaaaatcgTATTTTTTATAAGGCTGGATTCAGATTCAGACTTATTAAAAATCGCCTGCATTTTCTAAATGTGCGATAACACATTTGCCGCACAGgcaattaaagtcaatggaaaatCACGCTTCTGCTAAAATTCGTTTGCGTTTTCACTCGcttacaaaaaaaagtatttcttgCAGCATAAGTACTTTATTATCTGTAGTAAATTAGAAGCCcgtgaaaaaaaatatagaacACGAATAATCTATACGTATAGAAAAACGCAACCGAAAATCACAGGGATAAGTATGAATCTTCCCTGTATGTTGATTTTTTTGTGTCTATAAAGTGTATTTTATTATTAAATAACCTTCAATGCCTTTTcatactgtagtgtagtgtagtatagaATTGACTTCTCTATTTTGATACATAAACTGCTACAATAAGCCTGGTTCAGCGAGGATCAGAAGGTCAGTGTGGAGGTTGCAAGTGAAAGGGGGTGTCGgtgaaatgcattatttctctctGTGTGCTCTCACCACACAAGATCTGTCTCAGTCATGGCTGCCTCATCTCCTGTTTAATGAGAGCCGTTCTGGGTTACATGCAGTCTTACAGCACAAAGAGGTTAATTGTGTTTTAATTAATAGTTACATTATTGGCAACCTTGCTTTGTAAACAGAACACCCTGTAGCAAGGCATACATCACCtattgtttgcacatgcaaatGGTGTCCCAAGAACGCTTCTGCACAATTTGTTATTTTGTGCGTTATGATTGCACAATTAAGAAACACTTAAAATGGGCcatttttctaatgactgcacTCCATCACTACTGTGCGAGGGTAGCAGAAATAGTTAAGGCTTCAAACTGTGCTAAAATTTAGTCTAACAGAGGTTTTATCACTGTGTTCAAAAGCAACTTAATGGTGATTGGTCTTTGTAGCCCAATTGACAGTATAATACACTTATTCATAGTTTGCTTTGGTGTATGTTATATGAATGATTATGTTCCAAATGTTATAGAGTAATACAAAGTAATATTTAACATTAAGAGTCCTTTTTATTCGACTGCATGGTTATGATTTTGTTTCTAAGGGTCAATCAGCTTATTTTAAAAGAACTTGTCAACTTTTGAATCTCCTGGGATTTTTTTGAGTTCAATTCCTCAGGAAATAATATACTCTGACTTATAGGTTCCCCTATAAATCCCATAACATTTGGTTTATCTAAAATATTTATGTACGTTTAACTTTTCTTTCACAttgttcatgtatttttttttctttctgtaggCAACTATCAGACCAAAGACCTTCCATCTGCTGACATCTCTGAAGATGGCCACTAGTCCACTAACAGTGGCTAACGACTTACTTTTGGCATCTACACCAACCACTTACCAACAAGATTCCAGAGTCAACCACCAGTCCGGCATGAAGCCTAACCAAGTCAGCCAAGTCATTCTTTATGGAATCCCTATTGTGTCTCTGGTCATTGACGGCCAGGAGAGACTGTGTCTTGCCCAAATTTCGAACACCCTATTAAAGAACTATAGCTACAATGAGATCCACAACAGACGAGTGGCTCTTGGCATTACATGTGTGCAGTGTACCCCAGTGCAGCTGGAAATACTGAGAAGGGCCGGAGCAATGCCTATTTCCTCAAGGAGATGTGGTATGATCACTAAGAGAGAAGCCGAGAGACTATGCAAGTCCTTCCTAGGAGAGAACAGGCCTCCAAAACTGCCGGATAACTTTGCGTTTGATGTCACTCATGAATGTGCATGGGGTTGCAGAGGAAGCTTTATCCCAGCAAGGTACAACAGCTCCCGGGCCAAGTGTATCAAATGCACTTACTGCAATATGTATTTCTCTCCCAATAAATTCATCTTTCACTCACATAGAACACCAGAAGCAAAATACacccagccagatgctgccaactTCAACTCTTGGAGAAGACACCTAAAACTCACAGACAAGGTTTCTCCAGACGATATAATGTTTGCCTGGGAGGATGTGAAAGCCATGTTCAATGGTGGCAGCCGTAAGCGAGCTTTATCTCACGGGCACTGCCACAGTTTAAACTCTGTAAAGGCACCCAATGGTGCCTTGCCACATATTATTGGTCAAGAGCTTAGTCAGAAGAGACCACGGTTcgaagaggaggaagaaatggATTCCACCAACATTGCAAGCAAGGCTCCAAGAAGTTACCCTGTTATTCCAGTGCCCAGCAAGGGGTTTGGAATGTTGCAAAAATTCCCAGCTAGTACCCTTTTTCCTAGTCCTTATACTTTCCCGGCCTTTGGCTTGTGTCAGAAAAAAGATGACAGTGACACCGTGAATGGCCAGAAGACCAGTGCTCTGTCAGGACTGTTCTGGCCTGGAAGGAAAGATGCGTTCTATCCCCCTTTTTGTATGTTCTGGCCACCGAGAACCCCTGGTGGTCTTTCGGTTCCCACGTACCTCCAACCTCAGCCGAGTGCCCTTACTTCACTCACAGACAACCCTACACTTAGACAAGCCTTTCTTGAGTTGGCTGACCAGAGCGACGGCAGCAGCCTCAGCACCACTGGAGACAACCTTTTTGAAACTGAGTGTTCCAGTTCTCCAGTGTCAACTGACATCAGGCCCTCCTCTGAAACGAGGACCAGCGTGTTGGATGTTCCCCCTTTCCCCATCCGGAAACAGAGCTACCACTCGGCCTTCAGGCCAGTAGTCAAGGACGCTGA contains:
- the SKOR2 gene encoding SKI family transcriptional corepressor 2, whose translation is MATSPLTVANDLLLASTPTTYQQDSRVNHQSGMKPNQVSQVILYGIPIVSLVIDGQERLCLAQISNTLLKNYSYNEIHNRRVALGITCVQCTPVQLEILRRAGAMPISSRRCGMITKREAERLCKSFLGENRPPKLPDNFAFDVTHECAWGCRGSFIPARYNSSRAKCIKCTYCNMYFSPNKFIFHSHRTPEAKYTQPDAANFNSWRRHLKLTDKVSPDDIMFAWEDVKAMFNGGSRKRALSHGHCHSLNSVKAPNGALPHIIGQELSQKRPRFEEEEEMDSTNIASKAPRSYPVIPVPSKGFGMLQKFPASTLFPSPYTFPAFGLCQKKDDSDTVNGQKTSALSGLFWPGRKDAFYPPFCMFWPPRTPGGLSVPTYLQPQPSALTSLTDNPTLRQAFLELADQSDGSSLSTTGDNLFETECSSSPVSTDIRPSSETRTSVLDVPPFPIRKQSYHSAFRPVVKDAESIAKLHGNLEDFSGDRHVSPGTSCSYQSDSSDSDEEQDVDVETNKQPDEEEEESLSSQFLQSRGLAESNEKSCKDRPPFSGSRNETQAEKMESVEHPSSTPKDSSPRHTSLEEPCYKDTQKSKEDNGCLPQKEDSYPDKSKEMHFYITDSDTATGEFWREISGEASQENGTSQAMKKDVGTMGKEELQKVLFEQIDLRRRLEQEFQVLKGTPSFPIFNNFHDQMKRELAYREEMVQQLQIIPYAASLMRKEKVGTHLSKS